Proteins encoded by one window of Phycisphaerae bacterium:
- the der gene encoding ribosome biogenesis GTPase Der has product MSLPLVTIVGRPNVGKSSLLNMLAGRRISIVEPTAGVTRDRIQAVCEHNGVYFEIVDTGGYGIVDRDDLSDHVERQITYAVQQATLILFVVDGREGVVPLDQAVAQWLRGCKSPVLLVANKVDAFNVPTELGDFPRLGFGSPLPVSALHNRGGDEIKDWITRHLPDTGEVPPEPVMKLAIVGRRNAGKSTFINALAGQERVIVSEVPGTTRDAVDVRFERNGRPFLAIDTAGLRKRSKIADDIEYYGFHRAQLSIRRADVVLFLIDSTSKVGHVDKQLAEYIADQHKPCILVINKWDLAKDQATTEDYGDYLLKVMPWLDYAPVAFTTAKDAKNIQSVIDLATTLFKQSHTRVGTGELNSVVEGILSETPPRAKHGRGQIKVFYATQISVGPPTIVLFVNDPARASRNFERFLINRLREALPFAEVPMRLIFRGRQRSGGEYRAATGELAEHTDGK; this is encoded by the coding sequence ATGTCCTTACCCCTGGTCACGATTGTCGGTCGTCCCAACGTCGGCAAGAGTTCGCTGCTGAACATGCTGGCCGGACGCCGCATCAGCATCGTCGAGCCAACGGCGGGCGTCACCCGGGACCGGATCCAGGCGGTCTGCGAACACAACGGCGTCTACTTCGAAATCGTCGATACGGGCGGCTACGGCATCGTCGATCGGGATGACCTCAGCGACCACGTCGAGCGACAGATCACCTACGCCGTGCAGCAGGCCACGCTGATCCTCTTCGTGGTCGACGGCAGGGAAGGTGTGGTCCCGCTCGACCAGGCCGTGGCCCAGTGGCTTCGCGGATGCAAAAGTCCCGTGCTCCTGGTTGCCAACAAGGTGGACGCGTTCAACGTTCCCACTGAACTGGGCGACTTCCCGCGCCTGGGCTTCGGCTCCCCTTTGCCGGTCTCGGCCCTGCACAACCGCGGAGGAGACGAGATCAAGGACTGGATCACCCGCCACCTGCCGGACACGGGTGAGGTACCGCCCGAGCCGGTCATGAAGCTGGCCATTGTCGGCCGGCGCAACGCAGGCAAAAGTACGTTCATCAATGCCTTGGCCGGCCAGGAACGAGTCATCGTGTCGGAAGTACCGGGCACGACCCGGGATGCTGTGGACGTTCGTTTCGAGCGCAACGGCCGGCCATTCCTGGCCATCGACACGGCCGGCCTCCGCAAACGCAGCAAGATCGCGGATGACATCGAGTATTACGGCTTCCACCGCGCTCAGCTTTCCATCCGCCGGGCCGACGTGGTCCTGTTCCTGATCGACTCGACGAGCAAAGTCGGGCACGTCGACAAGCAGCTTGCGGAGTACATCGCCGACCAGCACAAGCCGTGCATCCTGGTCATCAACAAATGGGACTTGGCCAAGGACCAGGCCACCACCGAAGACTACGGCGATTACCTGCTGAAGGTCATGCCTTGGCTGGACTACGCGCCGGTCGCATTCACGACCGCCAAGGACGCCAAGAACATACAGTCGGTGATCGACCTGGCGACCACCCTGTTCAAGCAATCGCACACCCGGGTCGGGACCGGCGAACTGAACAGTGTTGTCGAGGGCATCCTGAGCGAGACGCCACCCAGAGCCAAGCACGGTCGCGGCCAGATCAAGGTCTTCTACGCGACACAGATCTCCGTGGGCCCGCCCACGATAGTCCTTTTCGTCAACGACCCGGCTCGGGCGTCACGGAACTTCGAGCGGTTCCTCATCAACCGATTGCGCGAAGCCCTGCCCTTTGCGGAGGTGCCGATGCGGCTCATCTTCCGCGGGCGACAGAGAAGCGGGGGAGAGTATCGAGCGGCGACGGGTGAACTGGCGGAGCATACTGACGGGAAGTAG
- a CDS encoding trypsin-like peptidase domain-containing protein, protein MRHSNVFQSRFQAALPWCITAVLLLATGSSTLLGQSSLDLSVDRKPADVSRLSKVFGTDSRQQVTSTTSPPWSAIGLVVSTWDNRGTWVGTGVMIGRQTVLTCGHNVCDPTERWADSILFVPGKNGTNEPFGRISVVQRFAWDAWIQKGDGQYDIAVLVLASPIGSQTGQMDYAAQPPAFFNNRLLDSAGYPGDLAVEYGMYSESATAREADGNLILHTLDTTAGQSGSPLWSYDAKTDTRTIVGVMRGSRTTTSTNGTTVEWNVAVRITEQFEAWIGDLIAKHDGGSTDPRHAGTGSTAATMGNRSDGSGSLVPACGTGSLGPLALALAALPLLKPSRRSGHG, encoded by the coding sequence ATGAGGCACAGCAACGTCTTCCAAAGCAGGTTCCAGGCGGCTCTGCCGTGGTGCATCACGGCGGTCCTGCTCCTCGCCACCGGATCCTCAACGCTCCTGGGGCAATCCTCCCTGGATCTGTCCGTCGACCGCAAACCCGCGGACGTCAGCCGACTCTCCAAGGTCTTCGGGACAGACAGCCGTCAGCAGGTGACATCCACCACCTCGCCCCCCTGGTCCGCGATCGGCCTGGTCGTCAGCACCTGGGACAACCGAGGGACATGGGTCGGTACCGGCGTGATGATCGGCCGCCAGACAGTCCTGACCTGCGGACACAACGTCTGCGACCCCACCGAGCGATGGGCAGACAGCATTCTGTTCGTCCCGGGCAAGAATGGCACGAACGAGCCCTTCGGCCGCATCTCCGTCGTTCAGCGGTTTGCCTGGGATGCATGGATCCAGAAGGGCGACGGCCAGTATGACATCGCCGTTCTGGTTCTGGCCTCACCGATCGGCAGCCAGACTGGCCAGATGGACTATGCGGCCCAGCCCCCGGCCTTCTTCAACAACCGGCTGCTCGACTCTGCTGGCTATCCGGGCGATCTGGCCGTCGAGTACGGCATGTACTCGGAGTCCGCGACGGCCCGCGAGGCGGACGGAAACCTCATCCTCCACACTTTGGATACCACGGCGGGCCAGAGCGGCTCGCCGCTCTGGAGCTACGACGCGAAAACCGACACTCGAACCATTGTCGGGGTCATGCGAGGTAGCCGCACGACCACCAGCACCAACGGAACCACGGTCGAATGGAACGTTGCGGTCAGGATCACCGAGCAGTTCGAGGCCTGGATCGGGGACCTGATCGCCAAGCATGACGGCGGTTCCACCGATCCCCGCCACGCCGGGACCGGTAGCACCGCTGCCACCATGGGCAATCGATCCGACGGCTCGGGCTCGCTCGTCCCTGCCTGTGGAACGGGCAGCCTCGGCCCTCTGGCCCTTGCCCTGGCGGCCTTGCCCCTGCTTAAACCGTCGCG
- the hemB gene encoding porphobilinogen synthase, with amino-acid sequence MAFPVTRMRRLRSHPTLRRMVRQTRLSVDRFIYPLFVRPGSEIRIPIPSMPGQFQLSVDAVVEECRELAGLGIPAVLLFGIPSHKDAVGSEAYRDDGIVQRATRAIREACPDLLVVTDVCLCEYTDHGHCGAIVERGGVRDVDNDATLPLLVREAVSHAKAGAHIIAPSDMMDGRVGAIRAGLDQAGFSHLPIMAYAAKYASSYYGPFRDAAESPPRFGDRKTYQMDIANGDEALREVAADVEEGADIVMVKPAMNYLDIIWRVKQEFGMVTAAYHVSGEFSAIKAAAANGWISEQGAAIETTLAIARAGADLIITYFAKDLARWLRAGA; translated from the coding sequence ATGGCATTTCCCGTGACTCGGATGCGTCGGCTCAGATCCCATCCGACCCTGCGGCGGATGGTTCGGCAGACTCGGCTGTCGGTAGACCGGTTTATCTACCCGCTATTCGTGCGGCCGGGAAGTGAAATACGCATCCCGATCCCGTCGATGCCCGGTCAGTTCCAGCTATCCGTCGATGCGGTGGTGGAGGAATGCCGGGAGTTGGCGGGGTTGGGGATCCCGGCCGTGCTTCTGTTCGGCATCCCGTCGCACAAGGACGCCGTTGGATCGGAAGCCTATCGCGACGACGGCATCGTGCAGCGAGCGACCCGGGCCATCCGGGAGGCCTGTCCCGATCTGCTGGTCGTCACGGACGTATGCCTGTGCGAATACACCGACCACGGTCATTGCGGGGCGATCGTCGAGCGGGGCGGCGTCCGTGACGTCGACAACGACGCGACGCTGCCGCTGCTGGTCAGGGAGGCCGTCTCGCATGCCAAGGCGGGGGCTCACATCATCGCCCCGTCGGACATGATGGACGGCCGGGTGGGAGCGATTCGGGCCGGGCTCGACCAAGCTGGATTCTCTCACCTCCCGATCATGGCTTACGCTGCCAAGTATGCCAGCAGTTACTACGGCCCGTTCCGTGATGCGGCCGAGTCTCCGCCCCGGTTCGGTGACCGCAAGACCTACCAGATGGATATCGCCAACGGCGACGAGGCCCTGCGTGAGGTGGCTGCGGATGTCGAAGAGGGGGCGGACATCGTCATGGTCAAGCCGGCGATGAACTACCTGGACATCATCTGGCGGGTGAAGCAGGAGTTCGGCATGGTGACGGCCGCCTACCACGTGAGCGGCGAGTTTTCCGCGATCAAGGCGGCCGCAGCTAACGGATGGATCAGTGAGCAGGGGGCTGCCATCGAAACCACGCTGGCCATTGCCCGGGCAGGAGCGGATCTGATCATCACGTACTTCGCCAAGGACCTGGCCCGATGGTTGCGGGCGGGCGCCTGA
- a CDS encoding zinc ribbon domain-containing protein, with protein sequence MPPEEYDDTRDLPQDIDLEGDDESIKCRYCGEEVYDDADRCPACGQWLEEDYPGAELRSRRWFWPVAVAVLIALILVVWAGLR encoded by the coding sequence ATGCCACCTGAGGAATACGACGATACCCGAGACCTCCCGCAGGATATCGATCTCGAGGGCGACGACGAGTCGATCAAGTGCCGCTACTGTGGCGAGGAGGTCTATGACGACGCTGACCGGTGTCCGGCTTGCGGGCAGTGGTTGGAGGAGGACTATCCCGGCGCGGAGCTGCGTTCGCGGCGGTGGTTCTGGCCGGTTGCCGTGGCCGTTCTGATTGCACTGATTCTTGTGGTGTGGGCTGGCCTGAGGTAG
- a CDS encoding redox-sensing transcriptional repressor Rex: protein MAFDEARAEPPDRDRRPGRVAHVPGPSVRRLSLYLRELEGLLRQQCRTVSSLQLGKILGLTDAQVRKDLANFGQFGHPGVGYRVEETIGQIRRILGTDRVWNVLLAGAGNLGRALLSYRGFAGKGFEIVAVFDNDPEKVGQKIGPGSELEVLSVESLAEVVRRFRIEIAILCLPCEVAQPMADRLVQAGIRGILNFAPTTLAVPSPVALAGVDLAVHLEQLAFQVSAGQAMTRPPETPHAT from the coding sequence ATGGCCTTCGACGAAGCCCGCGCGGAACCGCCAGATCGTGACCGTCGGCCGGGTCGCGTCGCTCATGTGCCCGGACCGTCGGTTCGCCGTCTGAGTCTTTACCTCCGCGAACTGGAAGGCCTCCTTCGCCAGCAGTGTCGCACGGTATCCAGCCTTCAGCTTGGCAAGATCTTGGGTCTGACCGATGCCCAGGTGCGGAAGGACTTGGCAAACTTCGGCCAGTTCGGGCACCCGGGTGTGGGTTATCGGGTCGAAGAGACGATCGGTCAGATACGGCGCATCTTGGGAACCGATCGGGTCTGGAACGTGCTCCTCGCTGGAGCAGGGAACCTCGGCAGGGCACTGCTCAGCTACCGCGGATTTGCCGGGAAGGGCTTCGAGATCGTGGCCGTGTTCGACAACGATCCTGAGAAGGTCGGCCAGAAGATCGGTCCGGGTTCTGAACTGGAGGTGCTCTCCGTGGAATCGCTGGCGGAGGTCGTCCGGCGGTTCCGGATTGAGATCGCTATCCTGTGTCTTCCGTGCGAGGTCGCGCAGCCGATGGCGGACAGGCTGGTTCAGGCGGGGATCAGGGGCATACTCAATTTCGCTCCGACCACGCTGGCGGTGCCCAGCCCCGTGGCTCTGGCTGGCGTTGACCTAGCCGTCCATCTCGAGCAGCTTGCCTTCCAGGTATCGGCTGGGCAGGCCATGACCAGGCCTCCGGAGACACCCCATGCCACCTGA
- a CDS encoding tyrosine-protein phosphatase has protein sequence MPPPPPLPIAPIFNFHDLEPGRAYRSGQPNAIGLTLAILQFNIRTVVNLKGASPAESWYESEKAVCDAMGVALRNHTMDGGTLPSGETLGAIVETLQTAQYPILIHCQMGADRTGAISAIYRMAILGHPKTEALAELTPRYFHSREDTPCMDKLAEIYEPGPDWLAQYTETAGTISCAP, from the coding sequence GTGCCCCCTCCTCCCCCCCTGCCTATCGCCCCGATCTTCAATTTCCACGATCTTGAGCCCGGGCGGGCGTATCGCTCCGGCCAGCCCAACGCAATCGGGCTCACGCTGGCCATCCTGCAGTTCAACATCAGGACGGTCGTAAACCTCAAGGGTGCAAGCCCCGCCGAATCATGGTACGAGTCCGAGAAAGCGGTCTGCGATGCCATGGGCGTCGCCCTGCGAAACCACACCATGGACGGCGGTACCCTGCCATCCGGCGAGACCCTGGGAGCCATTGTGGAAACCCTCCAAACTGCTCAGTACCCGATCCTCATCCACTGCCAAATGGGCGCCGACCGCACCGGAGCCATTTCAGCGATCTACCGCATGGCCATTCTGGGTCACCCAAAAACAGAGGCCCTGGCCGAGCTCACTCCACGCTACTTCCACTCCCGCGAAGATACCCCCTGCATGGACAAACTGGCGGAGATCTATGAGCCCGGTCCGGACTGGCTGGCCCAGTACACCGAAACCGCAGGCACCATCAGTTGTGCGCCTTGA